One genomic window of Polyangium aurulentum includes the following:
- a CDS encoding MlaE family ABC transporter permease, with amino-acid sequence MTTQEHEPLSMTGGGVEASEEEPSPSLVELIGAEVVGLVRVGFELYSLFVRTLYYCVRGRREPGAVMRQMFEIGNRSVFFLTVVMGFIGMILVLQGGLQVKRILPDFSRVGATFLDMLVRDLAASIGSLMLATRVGAGIAAEIGSMVVTEQIDALRMSAADPIDYLIKPRFIASLVMTTCLVVWSAAVATLTGMLTAYVTFDVNPRTFFNLVMVNEGDLITGLAKCLAYGAAIPIIAGHSGLMTHGGSEGVGWATTRAVINGSLAVILLDLVISTAGYLVFGP; translated from the coding sequence ATGACGACGCAGGAGCACGAACCCCTCTCGATGACCGGCGGCGGCGTGGAAGCGTCGGAGGAGGAGCCGTCTCCGTCGCTCGTCGAGCTCATCGGCGCCGAGGTCGTGGGCCTCGTGCGCGTCGGGTTCGAGCTGTACTCGCTCTTCGTCCGCACGCTCTACTACTGCGTGCGCGGCCGCCGCGAGCCGGGCGCCGTCATGCGGCAGATGTTCGAGATCGGCAACCGCTCGGTCTTCTTCTTGACCGTGGTGATGGGCTTCATCGGGATGATCCTCGTCCTGCAGGGCGGCCTTCAGGTCAAGCGCATCCTCCCGGACTTCAGCCGCGTCGGCGCGACGTTCCTCGACATGCTCGTGCGCGATCTCGCGGCCTCGATCGGCTCGCTCATGCTCGCGACGCGCGTGGGCGCGGGCATCGCGGCCGAGATCGGCTCGATGGTGGTGACCGAGCAGATCGACGCGCTGCGCATGAGCGCCGCCGATCCCATCGACTACCTCATCAAGCCCAGGTTCATCGCGAGCCTCGTGATGACGACCTGCCTCGTCGTGTGGAGCGCGGCCGTCGCGACCCTGACGGGCATGCTCACCGCGTACGTGACCTTCGATGTCAACCCGCGGACCTTCTTCAACCTGGTCATGGTGAACGAAGGCGACCTCATCACGGGCCTCGCCAAGTGCCTCGCCTACGGCGCCGCGATCCCGATCATCGCCGGCCACAGCGGCCTCATGACCCACGGCGGCAGCGAGGGCGTCGGCTGGGCGACCACGCGCGCCGTCATCAACGGCTCGCTCGCGGTCATCCTGCTCGACCTCGTCATCTCGACGGCGGGCTACCTGGTCTTCGGGCCCTGA
- a CDS encoding hybrid sensor histidine kinase/response regulator, which translates to MPRILHIEDDPANRLLVRKLLAKAGHEVIDAADGLEGVRLACTIRPELVLVDLNIPGLDGFEVTLRLRSEPSLAGVPIVAITAEGDRETSLAVGCDHFLQKPIDARSFAEVIDRFLRQGPREPVPVSAGAARLRQQSQRIVQHLEEKVAELSRTNARLREVDAARTEFYRNVSHELATPMTPIVGYVKLLIDEELGPLTKAQGKALRSMDECVRRLRVMIDNLLDVTGLETGRMRFHHADYDFLDTTRRALAQVADKLAENRVQLVEELPRGPLAAWGDAGRLQRAMMMLLDNASKFTPSGGTVGVRVVRLASGHYEMCVADTGPGIRPEQQPRIFEPFFQGDGSVTREHGGVGVGLAIARRTARGLGGDVRVASPCSEVIEGARLSGAAFYLTVAPRAPGELPADTERDR; encoded by the coding sequence ATGCCCCGGATCCTGCACATCGAGGACGATCCCGCCAACCGCCTGCTCGTGCGCAAGCTGCTCGCCAAGGCAGGTCACGAGGTCATCGACGCCGCCGACGGCCTCGAGGGCGTGAGGCTCGCTTGCACCATCCGGCCGGAGCTGGTGCTGGTGGACCTGAACATCCCCGGCCTCGACGGCTTCGAGGTCACCCTGCGGCTGCGCAGCGAGCCCTCGCTCGCAGGCGTGCCCATCGTCGCCATCACGGCCGAGGGCGATCGCGAGACGAGCCTCGCGGTCGGCTGCGACCACTTCCTGCAGAAGCCCATCGACGCCCGCTCGTTCGCGGAGGTGATCGACCGCTTCCTGCGGCAGGGCCCGCGCGAGCCCGTGCCCGTGTCGGCGGGGGCGGCGCGGCTCAGGCAGCAGAGCCAGCGCATCGTGCAGCACCTCGAGGAGAAGGTCGCCGAGCTGAGCCGCACGAACGCACGCCTGCGCGAGGTCGACGCGGCCCGCACCGAGTTTTACCGCAACGTCTCGCACGAGCTGGCGACGCCGATGACGCCCATCGTGGGCTACGTGAAGCTGCTCATCGACGAGGAGCTCGGGCCGCTGACGAAGGCGCAGGGCAAGGCGCTGCGCTCGATGGACGAGTGCGTGCGGCGGCTGCGCGTGATGATCGACAACCTGCTCGACGTGACCGGCCTCGAGACCGGGCGCATGCGCTTCCATCACGCCGACTACGACTTCCTCGACACGACCCGGCGCGCGCTCGCGCAGGTGGCCGACAAGCTCGCCGAGAACCGCGTCCAGCTCGTCGAGGAGCTGCCGCGCGGGCCGCTCGCGGCCTGGGGCGACGCGGGCAGGCTGCAGCGCGCGATGATGATGCTGCTCGACAACGCCTCGAAGTTCACGCCGAGCGGCGGGACCGTGGGCGTGCGTGTCGTGCGCCTCGCCTCGGGGCACTACGAGATGTGCGTCGCCGACACGGGCCCGGGCATCCGGCCCGAGCAGCAGCCGCGCATCTTCGAGCCGTTCTTCCAGGGGGACGGCTCGGTCACGCGCGAGCACGGCGGCGTGGGCGTGGGGCTCGCGATCGCGCGTCGCACCGCGCGCGGGCTCGGCGGCGACGTGCGCGTGGCGTCGCCTTGCAGCGAGGTCATCGAGGGCGCGCGGCTCTCCGGCGCGGCGTTCTACTTGACGGTCGCCCCCCGCGCGCCCGGTGAGCTGCCGGCCGACACAGAGCGCGATCGGTGA
- a CDS encoding MlaD family protein produces MASPRSIEVKVGILILTATALLAVFILAMGGMNFQPTYSLYVDFDNPGGLQTGAPLKIAGVKVGKVTEIQFRGGEAAAAAPGKREPLVRVKVVLEKRYQPSIHDNANFFVTSAGLLGEQYLALEPGSTDRPVLAENAIVRGIDPPRLDLLIAETYELLHTAVGAMRDHKDEIGDAIGGLGRTLKGTGDFMAKNGDRLDRIAANVEQMTIDGQDAVREAKKKYVENPQIDRILDNVDKTTGALAKDAPPLLADAKETLANVKRVSATVGAEDQQAKIKQAIGDLADVAHSTKALAGDAQAIASNIKRGKGTVGALVMDEQLYDDLQELVRDLKHNPWKFFWRE; encoded by the coding sequence ATGGCGAGCCCGCGATCGATCGAGGTCAAGGTCGGCATCCTCATTCTCACGGCGACCGCGCTCCTTGCCGTGTTCATCCTCGCGATGGGCGGCATGAACTTCCAGCCCACCTACTCCCTCTACGTCGACTTCGACAACCCCGGCGGCCTGCAAACCGGCGCGCCGCTCAAGATAGCCGGGGTCAAGGTCGGAAAAGTCACCGAAATCCAGTTTCGAGGCGGCGAGGCAGCGGCCGCGGCGCCGGGCAAGCGGGAGCCGCTCGTGCGGGTGAAGGTGGTGCTCGAGAAGCGATACCAGCCTTCGATCCACGACAACGCGAACTTCTTCGTGACCTCGGCGGGCCTGCTCGGCGAGCAGTACCTCGCGCTCGAGCCGGGCTCGACCGACAGGCCCGTGCTCGCCGAGAACGCGATCGTGCGCGGGATCGATCCTCCGCGGCTCGATCTGCTCATCGCCGAGACGTACGAGCTTCTGCACACGGCCGTCGGCGCGATGCGCGATCACAAGGACGAGATCGGCGACGCGATCGGCGGGCTCGGGCGCACGCTCAAGGGCACCGGCGACTTCATGGCGAAGAACGGCGACAGGCTCGATCGCATCGCCGCGAACGTCGAGCAGATGACGATCGACGGTCAGGACGCGGTGCGCGAGGCGAAGAAGAAGTACGTCGAGAACCCGCAGATCGATCGCATCCTGGACAACGTCGACAAGACGACGGGCGCGCTCGCGAAGGACGCGCCTCCCCTGCTCGCGGACGCGAAGGAGACGCTCGCGAACGTCAAGCGCGTGAGCGCGACGGTGGGCGCGGAGGATCAGCAGGCCAAGATCAAGCAGGCCATCGGCGACCTCGCGGACGTCGCTCACTCGACGAAGGCGCTGGCGGGGGACGCGCAGGCGATCGCCTCGAACATCAAGCGCGGCAAGGGGACGGTGGGCGCGCTCGTCATGGACGAGCAGCTCTACGACGACCTCCAGGAGCTGGTGCGGGATCTCAAGCACAACCCCTGGAAGTTCTTCTGGCGGGAGTGA
- a CDS encoding TrmH family RNA methyltransferase — protein sequence MTRLIYGLQPVREAIRVHGDAIERVVIEERPSPKLEALGRFASGRGVRVESAPRAELERRTGAGRHQGVLAFVPELKIRGIDDLSIEPTSIFVALDGIMDPQNFGAIVRSAVALGATGILWPEHSSAPLSPATFRASAGAIEHATLLRVSSLPEALRSLGDRGVTVIALDAQGTETLGTIPLRGPVAVVIGAEDKGARKAVLRACKHVARLPMAGPIGSLNASVAGALALYEILRQRQEPTEGA from the coding sequence ATGACGCGACTCATCTACGGACTTCAGCCCGTCCGCGAGGCGATCCGCGTGCACGGCGACGCGATCGAGCGGGTCGTCATCGAGGAGCGCCCGAGCCCCAAGCTCGAGGCCCTCGGGCGCTTCGCCTCGGGGCGCGGCGTGCGCGTCGAGAGCGCGCCGCGGGCCGAGCTCGAGCGCCGCACGGGCGCCGGGCGTCATCAGGGCGTGCTCGCCTTCGTGCCCGAGCTGAAGATCCGCGGCATCGACGATCTCTCCATCGAGCCGACGAGCATCTTCGTCGCCCTCGACGGCATCATGGATCCGCAGAACTTCGGGGCGATCGTGCGCAGCGCGGTGGCGCTCGGCGCGACCGGGATCCTCTGGCCGGAGCACAGCTCGGCGCCCCTGTCGCCGGCGACGTTCCGGGCCTCGGCCGGGGCGATCGAGCACGCGACGCTCCTGCGCGTCTCGTCGTTGCCCGAGGCGCTGCGGTCGCTCGGCGATCGGGGCGTCACCGTGATCGCGCTCGACGCGCAGGGGACCGAGACGCTCGGGACCATCCCGCTGCGCGGGCCCGTGGCCGTGGTGATCGGCGCCGAGGACAAGGGCGCTCGCAAGGCCGTCCTGCGCGCCTGCAAGCACGTCGCGAGGCTGCCCATGGCGGGGCCGATCGGCTCGCTCAACGCGTCGGTGGCCGGCGCGCTCGCGCTCTACGAGATCCTCCGCCAGCGGCAGGAGCCCACCGAGGGGGCGTGA
- a CDS encoding ABC transporter ATP-binding protein: MISFRNLQKSFGPKRVIEDVSFDVHDGEVFFIIGQSGVGKSVLIKHLVGLLYPDGGEIWLDGEEISRFDEARMYPVRMKCAMVFQHSTLFDSMTCAENVALPLRKHKGMRPKEALGEARRRLDQVHMREFADRYPPELGDGMRKRVAIARALTLDPRYVLFDEPTTSLDPVSARRVDKLIRELSDTLGVTSIVVSHDLASIFTIADRIVMLYQGLVRLLGTPDDFKSAADPIIQQFINGRAEGPIE, from the coding sequence ATGATCTCCTTCCGGAACCTGCAAAAATCTTTCGGGCCCAAGCGGGTGATCGAGGACGTGAGCTTCGACGTTCACGACGGGGAGGTCTTCTTCATCATCGGCCAGTCGGGGGTGGGCAAGAGCGTGCTCATCAAGCACCTGGTGGGGCTGCTCTACCCGGACGGGGGCGAGATCTGGCTGGACGGCGAGGAGATCAGCCGCTTCGACGAGGCGCGGATGTACCCGGTGCGCATGAAGTGCGCGATGGTCTTCCAGCACTCGACGCTCTTCGACTCGATGACCTGCGCGGAGAACGTCGCCCTGCCCCTGCGCAAGCACAAGGGCATGCGGCCGAAGGAGGCGCTCGGGGAGGCGAGGCGGCGGCTCGACCAGGTGCACATGCGCGAGTTCGCCGACCGTTACCCGCCCGAGCTCGGCGACGGCATGCGCAAGCGCGTCGCCATCGCGCGCGCCCTCACCCTCGACCCGCGCTACGTGCTCTTCGACGAGCCGACCACCAGCCTCGACCCCGTGAGCGCGCGCCGCGTCGACAAGCTGATCCGCGAGCTGAGCGACACGCTCGGCGTGACGAGCATCGTCGTCAGCCACGACCTCGCCTCCATCTTCACGATCGCCGACCGCATCGTGATGCTCTACCAGGGCCTCGTGCGCCTGCTCGGCACGCCCGACGACTTCAAGAGCGCCGCCGACCCGATCATCCAGCAGTTCATCAACGGCCGCGCCGAGGGGCCGATCGAGTGA
- the pyrF gene encoding orotidine-5'-phosphate decarboxylase — protein sequence MTNPAQEGAAASEEARRRLVFPLDYASLEEARAGAGTVAPAIGVIKVGLELFVREGPSAVAMGRELGLDVFLDLKLHDIPETVGRAVRNAAALGVRYLTVHAHGGRAMLERAVEEALKAPSPLTILAVTVLTSLDGADLTSIGVVSPPGDQVLRVARLAWDAGVRGFVASATEAAALRRSLGPGALLVTPGIRPSGSAAGDQKRITTPAQAIADGADLLVVGRPIRDAADPLAAARAVAAEIEGALARTPRS from the coding sequence ATGACAAACCCGGCGCAAGAAGGGGCCGCCGCGTCCGAAGAAGCGCGGCGGCGGCTCGTTTTCCCGCTCGATTACGCCTCGCTCGAAGAAGCGCGCGCGGGCGCCGGAACGGTGGCGCCCGCGATCGGCGTGATCAAGGTCGGCCTCGAGCTGTTCGTGCGCGAGGGGCCGAGCGCCGTCGCCATGGGGCGCGAGCTCGGCCTCGACGTCTTCCTCGACCTGAAGCTCCACGACATCCCCGAGACCGTGGGTCGCGCCGTCCGCAACGCGGCCGCGCTCGGGGTCCGTTACCTGACGGTGCACGCGCACGGGGGCCGGGCGATGCTCGAGCGCGCGGTCGAGGAGGCGCTGAAGGCGCCCTCGCCGCTCACGATCCTCGCGGTCACCGTGCTCACGTCGCTCGACGGGGCGGATCTGACGTCGATCGGGGTCGTCTCGCCGCCAGGAGATCAGGTTCTTCGCGTCGCGCGCCTCGCGTGGGATGCGGGCGTGCGAGGGTTCGTCGCGTCCGCGACCGAGGCGGCTGCGCTGCGGCGATCGCTCGGGCCGGGGGCGCTGCTCGTGACGCCCGGGATCCGGCCCTCTGGGAGCGCCGCGGGCGATCAGAAGCGCATCACAACGCCCGCGCAGGCGATCGCCGACGGAGCGGATCTGCTCGTCGTGGGCAGGCCGATCCGCGACGCGGCCGATCCTCTCGCGGCGGCGCGCGCCGTCGCCGCCGAGATCGAGGGCGCGCTCGCCAGGACACCGCGATCATGA
- a CDS encoding acetyl-CoA carboxylase biotin carboxyl carrier protein subunit — MARVIKAHITGNVWKIEVKVGDRVEEGTVVAILESMKMEMPVEAEDEGTVKAILVEEGKPVKEGEAIVELD; from the coding sequence ATGGCAAGGGTCATCAAGGCGCACATCACCGGCAACGTCTGGAAGATCGAGGTCAAGGTCGGCGACCGCGTCGAAGAGGGGACGGTCGTCGCGATCCTCGAGTCGATGAAGATGGAGATGCCCGTCGAGGCCGAGGACGAGGGCACCGTCAAAGCCATCCTCGTGGAGGAGGGCAAGCCCGTGAAGGAGGGCGAGGCGATCGTCGAGCTCGACTGA
- a CDS encoding MlaE family ABC transporter permease yields the protein MTSAASNAPAGTERPASQGRKRPPLHGPPPHEPGLLQEIGGGFLGISSSLGAMGILGYQIGRRLLSLDFDRGELLKNLYKMGVKSVPIVIITALFTGAIVVIQAAPLVVQLGAHGLLGWGAGFSILREIAPLLTALMINGRVGANNTAELGTMVVTEQIDALRVLAIDPVSFLIAPRFLAMVITLFLSTIFADALALLGAAYGGFALLNVDPKTFYNSLTGSDLLGVADVTSGLVKSIVFGAVMGLSSCQYGLDVKGGAPGVGRAVNATVVASAAGIFVLDYFVSFTLD from the coding sequence ATGACCTCCGCCGCATCCAACGCACCGGCCGGCACCGAGCGCCCCGCCTCGCAGGGGCGAAAGCGCCCGCCTTTGCATGGGCCCCCGCCGCACGAGCCGGGCCTGTTGCAGGAGATCGGCGGCGGTTTCCTCGGCATCTCCTCGTCGCTCGGCGCGATGGGGATCCTCGGCTACCAGATCGGGCGGCGCCTTCTGTCGCTCGACTTCGATCGCGGCGAGCTGCTCAAGAACCTCTACAAGATGGGCGTCAAGTCGGTGCCCATCGTGATCATCACGGCGCTGTTCACGGGCGCGATCGTCGTCATCCAGGCCGCGCCGCTCGTCGTGCAGCTCGGCGCGCACGGCCTGCTCGGCTGGGGCGCGGGCTTCAGCATCCTGCGCGAGATCGCGCCGCTGTTGACGGCGCTCATGATCAACGGCCGCGTCGGCGCCAACAACACCGCCGAGCTCGGGACCATGGTCGTCACCGAGCAGATCGACGCCCTGCGCGTGCTCGCGATCGACCCCGTGAGCTTCCTCATCGCGCCGCGCTTCCTGGCGATGGTGATCACGCTCTTCCTCTCCACCATCTTCGCCGACGCGCTCGCGCTGCTCGGCGCGGCCTACGGCGGCTTCGCGCTGCTCAACGTCGATCCCAAGACGTTCTACAACAGCCTCACGGGCAGCGATCTGCTCGGGGTCGCCGACGTCACGAGCGGGCTCGTCAAGAGCATCGTGTTCGGCGCGGTGATGGGCCTGTCGAGCTGCCAGTACGGGCTCGACGTGAAGGGCGGCGCGCCGGGCGTGGGGCGCGCGGTCAACGCCACCGTGGTCGCCTCGGCCGCGGGCATCTTCGTCCTCGACTACTTCGTCTCGTTCACCCTCGACTGA
- a CDS encoding DUF4091 domain-containing protein, producing the protein MRAWGGTLVGAALSLAALGSSEAHAGGRAVVLGDGVRIQQDGRGLERAIERSGALWKPGAPIRIAALQDEVVAIQILVQADAEGLSGVTVDLPGLAPPGGAQGPSSVRIDRFVEHYVPLAARSRNDHRPLESLGWAPAARPADEAMLGALPDALVPVDHAPPWRPYPMNVAPREVGAIWIDLSVPAGTPAGRHTGDVVVKSASGELGRIPLELEISRATLPYRPVSFLAFYAPANLTERIGALEPAERQLFQLLHAHHVDALGSIRNEEDLARLQPALDGSLFTKDHGYDGPGQGVAPAAVALGAYGTLGDPDPAKLARLEGFVPRIPRAVQDVFLYAIDEQCMSPRGPGWRRLLSSSRTRDRVKVAHSCHDDPRGQDVDLVLMPSQSFDEAAAVATRDTGRDVWVYNGMLPRSGPLLLDAPLASLCANAWISATRSVGRWFLWETTFWNDDNRGGRGPVDPYVVAESFHNAGGDSALGDGLLVYPGKQTGRFAEHSAGFEGVFPSMRLKSLRRGIQDAGYLALARDAHPAEADAVVARLLPESLEEVDTDTATPWPTDGAAYAEAREALRRLVPEGASLDARRVAATLDAGRAHRRLERRETWLAPTNLVITLCVGALGVGVALGIRAYRGRRVRARSAA; encoded by the coding sequence TTGAGGGCGTGGGGGGGCACGCTCGTCGGGGCAGCGCTCTCGCTCGCGGCGCTCGGATCGAGCGAAGCGCACGCTGGAGGTCGGGCCGTGGTGCTCGGCGACGGCGTGCGCATCCAGCAAGACGGCCGCGGCCTCGAGCGCGCGATCGAGAGGAGCGGCGCGCTGTGGAAGCCAGGCGCGCCGATCCGCATCGCCGCGCTGCAGGACGAGGTGGTCGCGATCCAGATCCTCGTGCAGGCGGACGCCGAGGGCCTCTCCGGCGTGACCGTCGATCTGCCCGGGCTCGCGCCGCCGGGGGGCGCGCAAGGGCCCTCGTCGGTGCGGATCGATCGCTTCGTCGAGCACTACGTCCCGCTCGCCGCGCGCTCGCGCAACGATCACCGCCCGCTCGAGTCGCTCGGCTGGGCGCCCGCTGCGCGTCCCGCGGACGAAGCGATGCTCGGCGCCCTGCCCGACGCGCTCGTGCCCGTCGATCACGCGCCGCCGTGGCGTCCCTACCCGATGAACGTCGCGCCGCGCGAGGTGGGCGCGATCTGGATCGATCTCTCCGTGCCCGCCGGCACGCCCGCAGGCCGGCACACGGGCGACGTGGTGGTGAAGAGCGCGAGCGGCGAGCTCGGCCGCATCCCGCTCGAGCTCGAGATCAGCCGCGCCACCCTGCCCTATCGACCCGTGAGCTTTCTGGCGTTCTACGCGCCCGCGAACCTCACCGAGCGCATCGGCGCGCTCGAGCCCGCGGAGCGGCAGCTCTTCCAGCTCTTGCACGCGCACCACGTCGACGCGCTCGGATCGATCCGCAACGAGGAGGATCTCGCGCGCCTGCAGCCTGCGCTCGACGGCTCGCTCTTCACGAAGGACCACGGCTACGACGGTCCTGGTCAGGGCGTCGCGCCTGCCGCGGTCGCGCTCGGCGCGTACGGCACGCTCGGCGATCCGGATCCTGCGAAGCTCGCGCGCCTCGAGGGGTTCGTGCCGCGCATCCCGCGCGCGGTGCAGGACGTCTTCCTCTACGCGATCGACGAGCAGTGCATGAGCCCTCGCGGCCCCGGCTGGCGGCGGCTCCTGTCGAGCTCGCGCACGCGCGATCGCGTGAAGGTGGCCCACTCGTGTCACGACGATCCGCGCGGGCAGGACGTCGACCTCGTGCTCATGCCCTCGCAGAGCTTCGACGAGGCGGCCGCCGTCGCCACGCGCGACACCGGCCGCGACGTCTGGGTCTACAACGGCATGCTCCCGCGCTCGGGCCCGCTCCTGCTCGACGCGCCGCTCGCGAGCCTCTGCGCCAACGCGTGGATCTCCGCCACGCGCTCGGTGGGCCGCTGGTTCCTCTGGGAGACCACCTTCTGGAACGACGACAACCGCGGCGGCCGCGGCCCCGTCGATCCCTACGTGGTGGCCGAGAGTTTTCATAACGCGGGCGGCGACAGCGCCCTCGGCGACGGCCTGCTCGTCTACCCGGGCAAGCAAACCGGGCGCTTCGCCGAGCACTCCGCGGGCTTCGAGGGCGTCTTTCCCTCGATGCGCCTGAAGAGCCTGCGCCGCGGCATCCAGGACGCGGGCTACCTCGCCCTCGCCCGCGACGCCCACCCCGCCGAGGCCGACGCCGTGGTCGCGCGTCTGCTGCCGGAGTCCCTCGAGGAGGTCGACACCGACACGGCGACCCCCTGGCCCACCGACGGCGCCGCCTACGCCGAGGCCCGGGAGGCGCTTCGACGCCTCGTGCCAGAGGGCGCCTCCCTCGACGCACGACGCGTTGCGGCAACGCTCGACGCGGGGCGTGCACACCGCAGGCTCGAAAGGCGGGAAACCTGGCTAGCGCCGACAAACCTCGTGATCACGCTCTGCGTCGGAGCCCTGGGAGTGGGGGTTGCTCTCGGCATACGGGCCTACCGGGGGCGTCGGGTCCGGGCACGATCGGCGGCCTGA
- a CDS encoding cysteine desulfurase family protein, which yields MSVLYLDWNATTPPHPDVVAAMTRAASEVWGNPASVHGPGRRAKSLVEDAREAVAALVGLDARDAVLTSGGTEANNLALWHAFADCLPPRAGRERRAALVVSRIEHPSVVRMAEHLGELGVVVAWVGPSPSGAVPVEAVAEALDWAAAQAEVRLVAMGAVNHETGVIQPVGAVAALCRARGVPLFVDAVQAVGKLAPSAWEGADLVSLAAHKIRGPKGIGALVTRPSVRLSRMLFGGSQERGLRPGTQDPVACAGLAVAAERARSGPARYEALGPLRDLLEGELLRAGEGAGVVPLRNGAGERAPHVLNMSWPGWRGDELCAALDLERVAVSSGSACSAGTAEPSPVLSAMVGEERALAAVRVSLGEETTVEDVREAASRWARVLGRSRG from the coding sequence GTGAGCGTCCTCTACCTCGACTGGAACGCGACGACGCCGCCCCACCCGGACGTGGTGGCTGCGATGACGCGGGCCGCGTCCGAGGTCTGGGGCAACCCGGCGAGCGTCCACGGTCCAGGCCGGCGAGCGAAGTCGCTGGTCGAGGACGCGCGCGAGGCGGTGGCGGCGCTCGTCGGCCTCGACGCGCGCGACGCGGTGCTGACGTCGGGAGGGACCGAGGCGAACAACCTCGCCCTGTGGCACGCGTTCGCGGACTGCTTGCCGCCGAGGGCGGGGCGGGAGCGGCGGGCGGCGCTGGTCGTGAGCCGCATCGAGCATCCGTCGGTCGTGCGCATGGCCGAGCACCTCGGCGAGCTGGGCGTGGTGGTGGCGTGGGTCGGGCCGTCGCCGTCGGGGGCCGTGCCGGTCGAGGCGGTGGCGGAGGCGCTCGACTGGGCGGCCGCGCAGGCCGAGGTGCGGCTCGTGGCGATGGGGGCGGTGAACCACGAGACCGGGGTGATCCAGCCGGTGGGGGCCGTCGCGGCGCTCTGCCGTGCGCGGGGCGTGCCGCTGTTCGTCGACGCGGTGCAGGCGGTGGGCAAGCTCGCGCCGTCGGCCTGGGAGGGCGCGGACCTCGTGTCGCTGGCGGCCCACAAGATCCGGGGGCCGAAGGGCATCGGGGCGCTGGTGACGCGGCCCTCGGTGCGCCTGTCGCGCATGCTCTTCGGCGGCTCGCAGGAGCGAGGCTTGCGCCCGGGCACGCAGGACCCGGTGGCCTGCGCGGGGCTCGCGGTGGCGGCGGAGCGGGCGCGGAGCGGCCCTGCGCGGTACGAGGCGCTCGGGCCCTTGCGGGATCTGCTCGAGGGAGAGCTGCTGCGCGCCGGCGAGGGGGCGGGGGTCGTGCCCTTGCGCAACGGCGCGGGGGAGCGGGCGCCGCACGTCCTGAACATGTCCTGGCCGGGGTGGCGCGGGGACGAGCTTTGTGCGGCGCTGGACCTCGAGCGGGTGGCGGTCTCGAGCGGGTCGGCTTGCAGCGCGGGCACGGCCGAGCCCTCGCCGGTGCTGTCGGCGATGGTCGGCGAGGAGCGGGCGCTCGCGGCGGTTCGTGTGTCGCTGGGCGAGGAGACGACGGTCGAGGACGTCCGTGAGGCGGCCTCCCGTTGGGCTCGCGTGCTCGGCCGATCGCGCGGTTAG
- a CDS encoding peptidylprolyl isomerase translates to MRPSPSPFPRLRWLSLLAATVLASSGCCNLGADDHSSSAQAPGSASPPVASARPSEAPSAEPAPTDPAPAATAERQIAGAAHILFAYKGAERAPKTITRSKADAKKRADEAHAKLKDGKATFEELVTQYSDDDISKQANGMIGNFERNAMPAAFADATFNLKVGDVSEVVETPQGFHIIKRTR, encoded by the coding sequence ATGCGCCCGTCTCCAAGCCCCTTCCCCCGCCTTCGGTGGCTCTCCTTGCTGGCCGCCACGGTCCTCGCCTCTTCCGGATGCTGCAACCTCGGCGCGGACGACCACAGCTCGAGCGCACAGGCGCCTGGATCGGCGAGCCCGCCGGTCGCGAGCGCCCGTCCGTCCGAGGCCCCCTCGGCCGAGCCTGCCCCCACCGATCCAGCGCCCGCGGCCACGGCCGAGCGGCAGATCGCGGGAGCGGCCCACATCCTGTTCGCCTACAAAGGCGCCGAGCGTGCGCCGAAGACGATCACGCGATCCAAGGCCGACGCCAAGAAGCGCGCGGACGAGGCGCACGCGAAGCTGAAGGACGGCAAGGCCACGTTCGAGGAGCTCGTCACGCAGTACTCGGACGACGACATCTCGAAGCAGGCGAACGGCATGATCGGCAACTTCGAGCGCAACGCGATGCCCGCTGCCTTCGCCGACGCCACGTTCAACCTGAAGGTCGGCGACGTCTCCGAGGTGGTCGAGACGCCGCAGGGCTTCCACATCATCAAGCGAACCCGATGA